CCGAAGCGGCGGCCTGGGCCGAAGGTCCGGTGCGTTGGCTGCTTCTGCCCGAGGAGCGACGCGAGCTCGGCCGCTTGCGCTCGACGAGCGAGCTCGCGACCTTTCGCGAGCAGTTCTGGCGCCGCCGTGACCCGACACCCGAGGACCCGGAGAACCCGGCCCAGGCGATCTTCCTCGAGCGCGTCGAGATCGCCGACCGTCTCTACGACGAGGGCGACCTCGACGGCAGCCGGAGCGACCGGGGGCGTGCCTTCCTGTTGCTGGGCCCGCCGAGCCGCCTGCGCCTGACGCGTCGTGACGATCCGCTGGCGGGCTCCGGGGGCGGAAAGCCGGACCGCGTCGCGCGCGTCGAGAGCTGGGGCTGGGTGGCAGAGGACCTCGATCCGGCGTTGCGCGCCCGCCTCCCGGCGCCGGGCGAAGGCGGTGAATGGCGGGTGACGTTCCTGCGCGAGCGCGACCGCGCGCGACTGATCGCGGGCCAGGCGTTGCTCGAGGCGGCGGCGCGCGGGTGGGTGCGAGCGGAGGCCGAGCGGTAACGCGCGGCGGCTCGATGGTCTCGGTCGCCCGCAAGAACCTGCTGCACGACCGGCTGCGCTTTGCCATCGCGGTCACCGGCATCGTCTTCGCGGTGGTGCTCATCACCATCCAGGCCGGGATGTTCCTGCGCTTTCTCACCAACGCCTCGGTGGTCATCGACCACATCGACGTCGATCTCTGGGTGACCTCGAAGGACCTCAAGAACTACGACTTCGGCCGGCCGAACGACCGGCGGAAGCTCTTTCAGGTGCGCTCGGTCGACGGTGTCGCCTGGGCCGAGGAGCTGGTGCTCGCCTTCTCCTCCTGGCAGCGGCCCGACGGCGGCCAGGAGTCGATCGAGGTGGTCGGCTACGACCCGCGCTCGCGGATCGGCGCACCCTGGGACGTGGTCGTCGGCGATCCAGGAGCGGTGCGCGGCTTCGACGGCGTGCTGGTCGACGAGCGCGACACGGCACGCCTCGGTCGACCGCGTCTCGGCGAGCGCATCGACATCCGGGGGCACCGGGCGCGGGTCATCGGGTTCACGCGCGGCGCGAAGAACTTCACACAGAGCCCCTACGTCTTCACCAGCCTCGAGAACGCCCGCCGCTTCACCTTCTTCGTCGGCCGCGACCAGGTCACCTACATCCTGGTCAAAGTGGCGCCCGGGGTCGACGTCCGTTCGGTGCAGCGGGCCATCCGCCGGACCGTGCCGTTCGTCGACGTGCACACGGCGCGCGAGTTCTCGAACCTCTCGCGCCGCTACTGGATGGTGCTGACCGGCGCCGGCGTGGCGCTTCTGGCCTCGATGCTGATGGCGCTCGCGATCGGCACGATCATCGTCGCCCAGACGATCTACGCGTCGACGCTCGAGCACCTCAAGGAGTTCGGCACCCTGAAGGCGATCGGGGCGAGCGACGGCTTCCTCTACCGGATCGTGCTCGAGCAGGGGTTGCTGGCCGCGCTCGTCGGCTATGTCGCCGGCATGGCGGTCGCCTGGGGGGTGGTGCGCCTGCTCGCCCGTGGGGGACTCGACGTGCTGCTGCCGCCGTGGATGATCGCCGGGATCTTCGTGCTCACGCTCGCCATGTGTGCCGGGAGCTCGGTGGTCTCCATCTATCGCCTGACGCGCCTCGACCCGGCGCAGGTCTTCAAGAGCTGAGCGCCGATGGACGATCGTCATTCGATCCGCCTGCGCCTCGACGGCGTGCGCAAGACCTACGGCGAGGGCGCCGAACGGGTCGAGGCGGTGGCGGGCGTCGACCTCGCCCTCGCCGGCGGCGAGTGCGTGCTGCTGGTCGGACCTTCGGGCAGCGGCAAGACGACGCTGCTCATGCTGATGGGTTGCCTGCTGCGGCCGAGCGCCGGCGGCGCCTGGGTCGACGGGATCGACGTGGCGGGCCTCTCCGAGCGTG
This genomic window from Holophagales bacterium contains:
- a CDS encoding FtsX-like permease family protein, with the protein product MVSVARKNLLHDRLRFAIAVTGIVFAVVLITIQAGMFLRFLTNASVVIDHIDVDLWVTSKDLKNYDFGRPNDRRKLFQVRSVDGVAWAEELVLAFSSWQRPDGGQESIEVVGYDPRSRIGAPWDVVVGDPGAVRGFDGVLVDERDTARLGRPRLGERIDIRGHRARVIGFTRGAKNFTQSPYVFTSLENARRFTFFVGRDQVTYILVKVAPGVDVRSVQRAIRRTVPFVDVHTAREFSNLSRRYWMVLTGAGVALLASMLMALAIGTIIVAQTIYASTLEHLKEFGTLKAIGASDGFLYRIVLEQGLLAALVGYVAGMAVAWGVVRLLARGGLDVLLPPWMIAGIFVLTLAMCAGSSVVSIYRLTRLDPAQVFKS
- a CDS encoding GWxTD domain-containing protein, translated to MRDPSWPLRAPARLALALVAASLAGACASSRAPTLPTEAAAWAEGPVRWLLLPEERRELGRLRSTSELATFREQFWRRRDPTPEDPENPAQAIFLERVEIADRLYDEGDLDGSRSDRGRAFLLLGPPSRLRLTRRDDPLAGSGGGKPDRVARVESWGWVAEDLDPALRARLPAPGEGGEWRVTFLRERDRARLIAGQALLEAAARGWVRAEAER